One Drosophila willistoni isolate 14030-0811.24 unplaced genomic scaffold, UCI_dwil_1.1 Seg863, whole genome shotgun sequence genomic window carries:
- the LOC124462040 gene encoding histone H3, which yields MARTKQTARKSTGGKAPRKQLATKAARKSAPATGGVKKPHRYRPGTVALREIRRYQKSTELLIRKLPFQRLVREIAQDFKTDLRFQSSAVMALQEASEAYLVGLFEDTNLCAIHAKRVTIMPKDIQLARRIRGERA from the coding sequence ATGGCTCGTACTAAGCAAACTGCTCGAAAATCGACTGGTGGCAAGGCGCCAAGGAAGCAGCTGGCTACTAAAGCAGCACGTAAGAGTGCTCCAGCAACCGGTGGTGTAAAGAAACCACATCGTTACCGTCCCGGTACTGTTGCCCTCCGTGAAATCCGTCGTTACCAGAAGAGCACAGAACTGCTCATTCGCAAATTGCCATTCCAGCGTTTAGTGCGTGAAATCGCTCAGGACTTTAAAACCGACTTGCGTTTCCAGAGTTCTGCAGTTATGGCTTTACAAGAAGCTAGCGAAGCCTATTTGGTTGGCCTATTTGAAGATACTAACTTGTGTGCAATCCATGCCAAACGAGTGACCATAATGCCTAAGGATATTCAACTAGCCAGACGTATTCGAGGCGAGCGTGCTTAA
- the LOC124462041 gene encoding histone H2A encodes MSGRGKGGKVKGKAKSRSNRAGLQFPVGRIHRLLRKGNYAERVGAGAPVYLAAVMEYLAAEVLELAGNAARDNKKTRIIPRHLQLAIRNDEELNKLLSGVTIAQGGVLPNIQAVLLPKKTEKKA; translated from the coding sequence atGTCTGGTCGTGGTAAAGGTGGCAAAGTGAAGGGAAAGGCAAAGTCTCGCTCGAACCGAGCTGGGCTCCAGTTTCCTGTTGGCCGTATTCACCGTTTACTCCGTAAAGGAAATTATGCCGAGCGTGTTGGTGCTGGCGCTCCAGTATATTTGGCTGCTGTTATGGAATATTTGGCGGCTGAAGTTCTTGAGTTGGCTGGTAATGCTGCACGAGACAACAAAAAGACCAGAATTATACCTCGTCATCTACAATTGGCCATTCGCAACGATGAGGaattaaacaaattgcttTCTGGCGTAACCATTGCACAGGGTGGTGTGCTACCCAACATTCAGGCTGTACTTCTGCCCAAGAAAACCGAAAAGAAGGCTTAA
- the LOC124462046 gene encoding histone H1-like produces the protein MSDSVAATSASPVAGPTAPATASVDKKVAAKKTSAASSTKAKKSTAPPSHPPTQQMVDASIKNLKERGGSSLLAIKKYISATYKCDAQKLAPFIKRYLKSAVGNGKLIQTKGKGASGSFKLSAAAKKEPKPKVASVEKKSKPKKVTQSAAAKKKAIGSKKITGAGSVDKKPKAKKTAEKKKSEKVKVKDAKKTGTVKSKPVASKSKSSSTKPKAKTVAVSSAKPKKATKKAAAAATVKKPKAKTTASKK, from the coding sequence ATGTCTGATTcagtagcagcaacatcagcatctCCTGTGGCTGGCCCAACAGCACCAGCAACGGCATCAGTTGATAAGAAGGTGGCTGCCAAAAAAACATCGGCAGCGTCGTCAACAAAGGCCAAAAAATCAACTGCTCCACCATCGCATCCACCAACTCAACAAATGGTAGACGCTtcgattaaaaacttaaaggAACGTGGTGGCTCCTCACTACtggcaatcaaaaaatatattagtGCCACATACAAGTGCGATGCCCAGAAACTTGCACCATTTATCAAGAGGTACTTAAAGTCAGCTGTCGGAAATGGTAAACTGatccaaacaaaaggaaagGGTGCCTCTGGTTCATTTAAACTGTCTGCTGCCGCTAAAAAGGAACCGAAGCCAAAGGTTGCCTCTgtagaaaagaaaagcaaaccgAAAAAGGTAACTCAATCAGCAGCAGCTAAAAAGAAAGCAATCGGtagcaaaaaaataactgGTGCTGGCTCTGTTGATAAGAAACCAAAGGCCAAAAAGACAGccgagaaaaagaaaagtgaaaaggtAAAGGTAAAGGATGCTAAGAAAACAGGAACTGTAAAATCCAAACCTGTCGCATCGAAATCTAAGTCGAGTTCAACTAAGCCAAAAGCTAAAACAGTTGCCGTATCATCGGCTAAACCAAAAAAGGCAACCAAaaaggcagctgctgctgctaccgTCAAGAAGCCAAAAGCCAAGACAACTGCTAGCAAGAAGTAA